The Nerophis ophidion isolate RoL-2023_Sa linkage group LG09, RoL_Noph_v1.0, whole genome shotgun sequence genome contains a region encoding:
- the LOC133558945 gene encoding apoptosis regulator BAX-like encodes MAHPAGDVKPGNTTQQLLKVGADLLKDYIFEQVRRYGDRSAGVVVTREQLGGGELSNDNHKQLVQCLLKTADEMDGNVELDKTIETCPLNKEIFMKVALAIFSDGELTWGRVVALFYFTCRLVIKAVLHNIPDIIRTIISWTVDYLRENLLSWIRDQGGWEGIRAYLVTPTWQKLAVFLADVLTAVTRKM; translated from the coding sequence ATGGCGCACCCGGCAGGAGACGTAAAGCCTGGTAATACCACACAACAGTTACTAAAAGTGGGAGCGGACTTGCTAAAAGATTACATTTTCGAGCAAGTTCGCCGCTACGGAGACCGCAGCGCCGGGGTGGTGGTGACCCGGGAGCAGCTGGGCGGGGGTGAGTTGTCCAATGACAACCACAAGCAGCTGGTTCAGTGCCTGCTGAAGACCGCAGACGAAATGGACGGCAATGTTGAGCTCGATAAGACGATAGAAACATGTCCACTCAACAAGGAGATCTTTATGAAAGTGGCCCTTGCAATCTTCTCAGATGGAGAGCTCACCTGGGGCCGAGTGGTCGCCCTCTTTTACTTTACCTGTCGACTGGTCATTAAAGCTGTCCTCCATAACATCCCTGACATCATCAGAACCATCATCAGCTGGACCGTGGATTACCTCCGGGAGAATCTTCTCAGCTGGATCAGGGATCAAGGAGGCTGGGAGGGTATTCGAGCCTACTTGGTCACCCCCACTTGGCAAAAGTTGGCCGTCTTCTTGGCTGATGTTCTCACCGCCGTCACTCGTAAAATGTGA
- the LOC133558944 gene encoding histidine protein methyltransferase 1 homolog translates to MSFCFNFNVDGNPDGVDGNISLNYKTECATKPLEESVSRREPVKEAKEHFPPSDPQHLLDDAVFETVSIGALPPLHFLNETVFERTTSEREDAENVLSRTAEQRSDLIPGVYEGGLKVWECTYDLLEVIDREGETFGDKAVLDLGCGAGLLGILSLKRGAREIHFQDYNSTVIEQLTMSNVILNCQDDDCDLTETKYATPPPKRRALEAPSQHLLLSRCKFFSGDWRSFITLASSQEPPLKYDIIMTSETIYNTAYYPALHDAFHKLLAPRGLVYLATKSHYFGVGGGLHLFETFVAERGVFSLDHLWDGEDGLQRHVVVLRFNKKAD, encoded by the coding sequence TTGGAGGAAAGTGTCAGCCGAAGAGAGCCAGTAAAAGAGGCCAAGGAACACTTCCCACCCTCTGACCCCCAGCACCTACTCGACGATGCCGTCTTCGAAACCGTCTCCATCGGTGCTCTCCCTCCCCTTCACTTCCTCAACGAGACCGTTTTTGAAAGGACCACCTCTGAGAGAGAGGACGCGGAGAACGTTCTGTCCCGCACGGCCGAGCAGAGGTCCGACCTCATCCCGGGGGTTTACGAGGGAGGGCTGAAGGTGTGGGAGTGCACCTATGATCTCCTGGAGGTGATCGACAGGGAAGGGGAGACATTCGGCGACAAGGCGGTCTTGGATTTGGGCTGTGGGGCGGGGCTCTTGGGGATATTGTCTTTGAAAAGAGGAGCCAGGGAAATCCACTTCCAGGACTACAACAGTACCGTCATTGAGCAGCTGACTATGTCAAATGTCATTCTAAACTGCCAAGATGATGACTGTGACCTAACTGAGACAAAATATGCTACTCCGCCTCCCAAAAGAAGAGCTTTAGAGGCTCCATCCCAGCACCTGCTACTATCCAGGTGTAAATTCTTCTCCGGGGACTGGCGCTCATTTATTACTTTGGCCTCAAGTCAGGAGCCGCCGTTGAAATACGACATCATAATGACATCAGAGACCATATACAACACTGCTTACTACCCAGCGCTTCACGACGCCTTCCACAAACTGCTGGCGCCTCGCGGACTCGTCTACCTGGCCACCAAGTCCCACTACTTTGGAGTGGGCGGCGGCCTGCACCTGTTTGAGACTTTTGTGGCGGAAAGGGGCGTTTTCTCTCTGGATCACCTGTGGGATGGCGAAGACGGTCTTCAGAGACATGTTGTAGTTTTGCGTTTTAATAAAAAAGCAGACTAG